In Paenibacillus larvae subsp. larvae, the following proteins share a genomic window:
- a CDS encoding DUF92 domain-containing protein yields the protein MDWLIGLAGSMLIAGLAYWRKALTLSGSFAAVFIGILLYGFGSLAWFGTLIVFFVSSSLLSVIKEDRKSEAETAYEKSGTRDAGQVLANGGLAALLCLGNAFWPHPFWWAAFVGVMAAVTADTWATEIGGLSRKNPRTILGGEEVTPGTSGGVTLLGFLASMLGGLFIGMTAWVLTGWGKEPFTVPQTAGEFIFAAGFHSKQIYTLLLIGLWGGLIGSVVDSVIGAKWQMMYKCQVCLRLVERREHCNLPTKPVRKWVWLNNDAVNIISSVAAGGTAILILCLL from the coding sequence ATGGACTGGTTGATTGGACTTGCAGGAAGCATGCTGATTGCCGGTTTGGCTTATTGGCGCAAGGCCCTCACATTATCTGGAAGCTTTGCTGCTGTATTTATTGGTATCTTGCTTTACGGGTTTGGCTCACTTGCTTGGTTCGGTACATTAATTGTTTTTTTCGTCTCATCATCTTTACTTTCCGTTATCAAAGAAGATAGGAAGTCCGAAGCGGAGACTGCTTATGAAAAATCCGGAACCAGGGATGCCGGGCAGGTACTCGCAAACGGCGGGCTTGCCGCGCTTCTTTGTTTAGGAAATGCTTTCTGGCCTCACCCGTTTTGGTGGGCGGCTTTTGTCGGAGTAATGGCGGCAGTCACGGCCGATACCTGGGCTACGGAAATCGGAGGGCTCAGCCGCAAAAACCCCCGAACTATCCTGGGTGGGGAAGAGGTAACACCGGGAACATCCGGAGGCGTAACTCTGCTTGGCTTTTTGGCCTCCATGCTTGGAGGTCTGTTTATCGGGATGACGGCCTGGGTACTTACAGGATGGGGAAAGGAACCTTTTACGGTTCCCCAAACGGCCGGTGAATTTATTTTTGCAGCCGGTTTTCATTCCAAACAGATCTATACCCTGCTGCTGATTGGTTTATGGGGCGGTCTGATCGGTTCTGTCGTAGATTCCGTGATAGGGGCGAAATGGCAGATGATGTATAAATGCCAGGTCTGTCTGAGGCTGGTGGAACGAAGGGAGCACTGTAATCTTCCTACCAAACCGGTACGTAAATGGGTCTGGCTGAATAATGATGCGGTAAATATCATCAGCTCGGTTGCAGCCGGAGGAACAGCGATCCTTATTCTTTGCCTGCTGTAA
- a CDS encoding WecB/TagA/CpsF family glycosyltransferase: MNKVRILDIPFSNLSMDETVNALHARLNGGESRLFHLITANPEIVMAARKDAGLKTILEEADMITADGIGVVKAAKWFGENIPERVTGYDLLLRLLELGNLENWSFYFLGADEETNRKAVETIQQQYPGVIIAGRQHGFFKPEDESRILEEIAEARPTFLIIALGAPRAERWIYTHKSKLPVQLAMGVGGSLDVIAGKVKRAPAIWQKLNLEWMYRLLSQPSRWRRQLVLPLFVLTCLKERKKSRA; the protein is encoded by the coding sequence ATGAATAAAGTCCGTATACTTGACATCCCTTTCAGTAATCTGAGTATGGACGAGACCGTAAATGCCTTGCATGCCAGACTGAATGGCGGTGAATCCCGGCTTTTCCATCTGATTACGGCCAATCCGGAAATCGTAATGGCTGCACGGAAAGACGCCGGACTCAAAACGATCCTGGAAGAAGCGGATATGATTACAGCTGATGGCATCGGTGTCGTTAAGGCTGCTAAATGGTTTGGGGAAAACATCCCTGAACGCGTTACCGGTTACGATTTACTGCTCCGCCTGCTGGAACTTGGAAACCTGGAAAACTGGTCCTTTTATTTTCTGGGAGCGGACGAGGAAACAAACAGGAAAGCCGTTGAAACCATTCAACAGCAATACCCGGGCGTTATTATTGCCGGACGGCAACACGGCTTTTTTAAACCGGAGGATGAATCTCGAATTTTAGAGGAAATTGCTGAGGCCAGACCAACCTTCTTGATTATTGCTCTGGGTGCTCCGCGTGCGGAGAGATGGATTTATACCCATAAGAGTAAACTTCCCGTACAACTCGCCATGGGTGTCGGTGGCAGCCTGGACGTCATTGCCGGTAAGGTAAAGCGGGCACCGGCCATTTGGCAGAAACTGAATCTGGAGTGGATGTACCGTTTGCTTTCCCAGCCTTCCCGTTGGAGAAGACAGCTTGTCCTGCCTCTTTTCGTACTCACCTGTCTTAAAGAAAGAAAGAAGAGCAGGGCTTGA
- a CDS encoding fumarylacetoacetate hydrolase family protein, producing the protein MKPVIRNIYCVGRNYQLHAEELGNAVPEKPMIFTKPSHAVAWMDGDTHMLPGGKGEIHYEAELVIRIGSGYEPGKKAEDLIESVALGIDYTLREVQNKLKEKGHPWLEAKGFLGSAGLTDFHVFEGIHKLTDETFSLQINEKTVQKGNVADMIFGLDAIVSYIGTHFGLNEGDIIYTGTPAGIGTVRHGDELALLWGEQLWGTCTLHLRKS; encoded by the coding sequence ATGAAACCGGTAATCAGAAACATTTATTGTGTAGGTCGCAATTATCAACTGCATGCTGAGGAACTTGGAAACGCTGTACCTGAAAAACCGATGATCTTTACAAAACCTTCCCATGCTGTTGCATGGATGGACGGAGATACCCATATGCTCCCGGGAGGCAAGGGGGAGATTCATTATGAAGCTGAGCTTGTGATCCGGATCGGTTCCGGATATGAGCCGGGGAAAAAAGCGGAGGACCTGATCGAATCCGTCGCTTTGGGGATCGATTATACACTTAGAGAAGTCCAAAATAAACTGAAAGAAAAAGGACATCCCTGGCTGGAGGCAAAAGGATTTCTCGGATCGGCAGGACTCACGGATTTTCATGTATTTGAAGGTATACATAAGCTGACGGATGAGACGTTTTCTCTTCAAATAAATGAGAAGACCGTACAGAAGGGAAACGTGGCCGATATGATTTTTGGCCTGGATGCGATTGTCTCTTATATAGGTACCCATTTCGGGTTAAATGAAGGGGATATCATCTATACCGGAACCCCGGCAGGAATCGGGACTGTAAGGCATGGGGACGAACTGGCCCTATTGTGGGGAGAACAGTTATGGGGAACCTGCACTTTACATTTACGGAAATCCTAA
- a CDS encoding spore coat protein: MPFGAHETMEVHEVLNDKINMITHFKLYLQHCQNAVIRSMLEQHLNAGIQHYNQLVGYTHDYSAAGIIPETSRPEVQVEEIQYGLRHPGPAAPQLQGILQDNQIVSAMLSCHKHAAVNQMHAALECADPNVRQMLINGANTAAHHAYEVFLFMNQQGQYQVPTMQDHTAKTFLHTFQPVQTSMYPGPYTRQ, from the coding sequence ATGCCTTTTGGAGCCCATGAAACAATGGAAGTTCATGAAGTGCTGAATGACAAAATAAACATGATTACCCACTTTAAACTGTACCTCCAGCATTGTCAGAATGCGGTAATCCGTTCCATGCTGGAGCAGCATTTGAATGCCGGGATCCAGCATTACAACCAGCTTGTCGGATATACTCATGATTACAGCGCTGCGGGTATCATTCCCGAAACTTCCCGCCCGGAGGTTCAAGTAGAAGAAATCCAATATGGCCTTCGCCATCCTGGCCCGGCTGCTCCACAGCTGCAAGGGATACTTCAGGATAATCAGATTGTTTCCGCCATGCTTTCCTGCCACAAACATGCAGCAGTAAATCAAATGCATGCGGCTTTGGAATGTGCGGACCCCAATGTACGTCAAATGTTAATCAACGGAGCCAATACAGCTGCCCACCATGCTTATGAGGTATTTCTATTTATGAATCAGCAGGGGCAATATCAGGTTCCTACCATGCAGGATCATACGGCCAAAACATTTCTGCATACCTTCCAGCCCGTTCAAACATCCATGTACCCGGGCCCATATACCAGACAATGA
- a CDS encoding MFS transporter — MVNWKVNLTVLWLGQFLVMAGMTMIMPFLPLYLEELGMTDSHQVATWAGIIFAGNFVTSFLFQPFWGGLADRYGRKIMLLRSGFGMAIVMVLMGFAASAWQLLVLRLLNGTISGYSPAAVALVSTNTPKEKIGLAMGTLQSGAVAGSILGPFIGGLLAEAIGYRYIFYVTGALLFLATMLTMTMVKEKFNASEAAKQPKVSVIQGFSDIRHIKQLPVLYSVTFMIQFAIQCTMPLMALFVEELHGSGEMLAFYAGLVGSITGFSNMIASPFLGKLSDRIGSGKILVFCLFGAALFFIPQAFVLNVWQLLIARFLLGIFLGGLLPTVNLLIRTYAPVGMESRVYSFNTSAMALGNMMGPVIGGALSGLLSIRSLFILTAVLLGINGFWARFSLNQPFKQQTRKSHG, encoded by the coding sequence ATGGTCAACTGGAAAGTCAACTTAACCGTGCTCTGGCTCGGACAGTTCCTGGTTATGGCAGGAATGACGATGATCATGCCATTCCTTCCTTTGTATCTGGAAGAATTAGGAATGACGGATTCCCATCAAGTGGCGACGTGGGCAGGAATTATTTTTGCCGGTAACTTTGTCACTTCTTTTTTATTTCAGCCATTTTGGGGAGGGCTCGCCGACAGGTACGGAAGAAAAATAATGCTTTTGCGTTCCGGCTTCGGCATGGCGATTGTGATGGTTCTAATGGGATTTGCCGCCTCAGCCTGGCAGCTGCTCGTGCTGCGTCTATTGAACGGAACCATTTCCGGTTATTCTCCTGCGGCGGTCGCCCTGGTTTCCACGAATACACCAAAGGAAAAAATAGGCCTTGCCATGGGCACGCTGCAATCGGGGGCTGTAGCCGGAAGTATTCTGGGCCCGTTTATCGGAGGACTTCTCGCTGAGGCCATCGGATACCGGTATATTTTCTATGTAACAGGCGCCCTGCTGTTTTTGGCCACAATGCTGACGATGACCATGGTCAAAGAGAAGTTTAACGCTTCCGAAGCAGCCAAGCAGCCCAAGGTTTCAGTCATTCAGGGATTTAGCGATATCCGGCACATTAAGCAGCTGCCGGTTCTTTATTCCGTCACATTCATGATCCAATTTGCTATTCAATGCACCATGCCGCTTATGGCGCTTTTTGTGGAAGAACTTCACGGCAGCGGGGAGATGCTTGCTTTTTATGCCGGACTTGTCGGTTCTATCACAGGATTCTCCAATATGATCGCGTCCCCTTTTTTAGGCAAGCTGTCAGACCGCATAGGGTCGGGAAAAATATTAGTATTCTGTTTATTTGGAGCCGCCCTGTTCTTTATCCCTCAGGCATTTGTTCTCAATGTATGGCAGCTGCTCATCGCCAGATTCCTTCTGGGCATTTTCCTCGGGGGTCTGCTCCCTACTGTCAATCTCCTCATCAGGACCTACGCTCCGGTCGGAATGGAGAGCCGTGTATATAGCTTCAATACGAGTGCAATGGCTCTTGGCAATATGATGGGACCTGTCATAGGAGGGGCCCTATCAGGATTATTAAGCATCCGGAGCCTTTTTATCCTTACCGCCGTCCTGCTTGGCATCAACGGCTTTTGGGCCCGCTTTTCCCTGAATCAGCCCTTCAAGCAGCAAACCCGAAAAAGTCATGGATAA
- a CDS encoding O-methyltransferase, translating to MGELTAEQYVEDLYDKDEQLERVKEGIRAHNMPEISIAEGYGRLLTMLVHMVKAERILEIGALGGYSGICLARGLNEGGKLYSLEIREEFAEVARHHVNEAGLGDKVEYRIGEALDSLAQFQKEKVKFDFFFIDADKVNYPNYLEKAIELANPGAVIIGDNILMRGRCLDSSITKKSVEAMRSFNRLIASHPRLESTILPAYDGLAIARIL from the coding sequence ATGGGAGAGCTCACAGCTGAACAGTATGTGGAAGATTTATACGATAAAGACGAACAGCTTGAACGGGTGAAGGAAGGAATCAGGGCACATAACATGCCGGAAATATCGATTGCCGAAGGGTATGGGCGCCTGCTTACCATGCTCGTTCATATGGTCAAAGCGGAACGAATTCTGGAGATCGGGGCGCTTGGAGGATACAGCGGGATCTGTCTGGCGAGAGGACTTAACGAAGGGGGAAAGCTTTATTCTCTGGAAATCAGGGAGGAATTTGCGGAAGTTGCCAGGCATCATGTGAATGAAGCCGGACTTGGCGATAAGGTAGAATACCGAATCGGAGAAGCGCTGGATAGTCTGGCGCAGTTTCAAAAAGAAAAAGTGAAATTTGATTTCTTTTTTATTGATGCGGATAAGGTAAACTACCCGAACTATTTGGAAAAGGCTATTGAACTGGCCAATCCCGGGGCCGTTATTATCGGGGATAACATTCTGATGAGAGGACGCTGCCTGGATTCCTCCATAACGAAAAAATCCGTGGAAGCTATGCGTTCCTTTAACCGTCTGATAGCCTCTCATCCAAGATTAGAGAGCACCATTTTGCCGGCCTATGACGGACTGGCTATTGCTAGAATTTTGTAA
- a CDS encoding THUMP domain-containing class I SAM-dependent RNA methyltransferase has protein sequence MSRIELIATSPMGLEAVVAREVRELGYEEVTVENGRVSFIGNELAICRANLWLRTADRILIKMGEFEARTFEELFEGTKALPWPSWIPENGEFPVEGRSQKSQLSSVPACQGIVKKAIVEKMKQQYRTEWFPETGARYVIEVSLLKDVATLTLDTTGAGLHKRGYRKLVTEAPLKETMAAAMVLLSRWRAERPLYDPFCGSGTIPIEAAMIGWNIAPGLRRSFTSEAWEAVPAKLWDRAREEAYDALCDDVPLDIVGSDLDPKAIEVAEAAAKAAGLAKELRFRAEPVARAKPRGDYGCLITNPPYGERLGDQKEVERALRSLGLLVAQLPTWSTFVLSPSKQMEHYLGRKADKKRKLYNGRIECQLTQLFGPLPPRPKSAPKP, from the coding sequence ATGTCTCGTATTGAATTGATTGCGACTTCCCCCATGGGGCTTGAAGCTGTTGTAGCAAGGGAAGTCCGCGAACTCGGGTATGAAGAAGTAACGGTTGAAAACGGCCGTGTTTCTTTTATAGGGAATGAGCTTGCTATTTGCAGAGCCAATCTATGGCTGCGTACAGCGGATCGGATACTCATCAAAATGGGGGAGTTTGAGGCGCGTACCTTCGAAGAACTGTTTGAGGGTACCAAAGCTCTTCCCTGGCCTTCGTGGATTCCGGAGAACGGAGAGTTTCCTGTAGAGGGCCGCTCCCAAAAATCCCAGCTATCAAGCGTGCCGGCCTGCCAGGGCATTGTCAAAAAGGCCATCGTAGAGAAAATGAAGCAGCAGTATCGGACGGAATGGTTCCCCGAAACCGGAGCGAGATACGTGATCGAAGTATCTCTGCTGAAAGATGTGGCCACCCTGACCCTGGATACCACAGGGGCAGGACTTCATAAGCGCGGTTACCGCAAGCTGGTAACCGAGGCACCGCTGAAGGAAACCATGGCGGCCGCTATGGTGCTGCTTAGCCGCTGGCGGGCGGAGCGGCCGCTTTATGACCCGTTCTGCGGGTCAGGCACTATCCCGATCGAGGCGGCCATGATCGGGTGGAACATCGCGCCCGGGCTGCGGCGCTCTTTCACGTCGGAGGCATGGGAAGCGGTCCCGGCCAAGCTATGGGACCGGGCCCGCGAGGAAGCCTACGACGCGCTTTGTGACGATGTCCCCCTGGACATCGTCGGTTCCGACCTCGATCCGAAAGCGATCGAGGTCGCAGAAGCCGCCGCCAAGGCGGCGGGGCTCGCGAAAGAGCTGCGCTTTCGCGCGGAGCCGGTCGCCCGGGCAAAGCCGAGGGGCGACTATGGGTGCCTGATCACCAATCCGCCGTACGGCGAGCGGCTTGGTGATCAGAAAGAGGTCGAGCGGGCGCTGCGTTCGCTCGGCCTGCTCGTGGCACAGCTGCCGACCTGGAGCACTTTCGTGCTCTCGCCCAGCAAGCAAATGGAGCATTATCTCGGCCGTAAAGCAGATAAAAAACGCAAGTTGTATAACGGCCGGATCGAGTGCCAGCTTACACAGCTGTTCGGCCCCCTGCCTCCCCGCCCGAAGTCTGCACCTAAGCCATAG
- a CDS encoding DUF1450 domain-containing protein: MANDIRICDKCRHMKMKTAVPKLKKLAPGANIKIGCKSYCGHCTKRAFVFINGRYVTAPTEDEAIEKATKFIKK; this comes from the coding sequence ATGGCCAACGATATTCGCATCTGTGATAAATGCCGTCATATGAAGATGAAGACAGCCGTACCCAAGCTGAAGAAGCTGGCCCCGGGTGCCAACATCAAAATCGGATGCAAATCTTATTGCGGACACTGTACGAAGCGTGCTTTCGTCTTTATTAACGGACGTTACGTGACGGCACCAACCGAGGATGAAGCTATCGAAAAAGCAACCAAATTCATAAAAAAATAA
- the map gene encoding type I methionyl aminopeptidase translates to MITIKTSEQIGKMHAAGKILAACHREIAKMIRPGISTWDIEEFVESFLKRHGATPEQKGYKGYEYATCASVNDVICHGFPNKQPLKNGDIVTIDMVVNKDDWLADSAWSYAVGTITPEARKLLDVTKESMYRGIEQAVVGNRIGDISHAIQTYAEAEGFSVVRDFIGHAIGQEMHEEPQVPHFGPPGRGPRLKEGMVITVEPMLNIGKYHVKIDADGWTARTADGSLSAQYEHTIAITKNGPVILTDQEL, encoded by the coding sequence ATGATAACAATCAAAACCAGTGAACAAATTGGCAAGATGCATGCCGCCGGTAAAATTCTGGCCGCCTGCCACCGTGAAATCGCCAAAATGATCCGTCCCGGAATCAGCACATGGGACATAGAAGAATTTGTCGAATCTTTCTTAAAAAGACATGGAGCCACACCAGAGCAAAAAGGATACAAAGGTTATGAATATGCAACCTGTGCTTCGGTCAACGATGTTATATGCCACGGGTTTCCGAACAAGCAGCCTTTAAAAAACGGAGATATCGTCACCATTGATATGGTAGTCAATAAAGACGACTGGCTGGCGGATTCCGCCTGGTCTTACGCAGTTGGAACCATTACCCCCGAAGCACGGAAATTGCTGGATGTAACCAAAGAATCCATGTACCGGGGAATTGAGCAGGCTGTTGTCGGTAACCGTATCGGGGATATCTCTCATGCCATTCAAACCTATGCTGAAGCAGAGGGATTTTCGGTTGTAAGAGATTTTATCGGCCATGCTATCGGTCAAGAGATGCATGAAGAACCGCAAGTGCCTCATTTTGGCCCACCCGGAAGAGGCCCCCGTCTTAAGGAAGGAATGGTTATCACCGTTGAGCCTATGCTGAATATTGGCAAATACCATGTCAAAATTGATGCCGACGGCTGGACAGCGAGAACAGCGGATGGAAGTCTTTCTGCCCAATATGAACACACCATTGCAATAACAAAAAACGGCCCCGTTATTTTAACAGATCAAGAACTATAA
- the ytvI gene encoding sporulation integral membrane protein YtvI — protein MTIFIQRYYRTIIDILLVVLALYLGLRLLGFLYSIAAPLFWSFVIFLMIEPFARFLNRKGLRKGLATTISTFSFIILILAFVTVLGLFLTNQVASLIEKIPGYANIIQHQIAGTTTYIQKKMQNLPPDTLDKFQEFANNLTETATKFTTAFLKGILDFFKGGLLSFFTSFSGIMVNFVVGIILAFFLSLEIESWKKGARRKISPSLLNTFTFLKENVGKGVSGYIKSQLILVSITFVIVLVSLIILRVENALSLSIMAGVIDVLPLLGISAFFIPWIIYLFIINNYPLAIALSIVLGITLLVRQIMEPKITGQALGVSPFTMFAFMIVSLSVFGVFGFIISPVLLITLKALYKEGYFHRLIRLPGKDYPVD, from the coding sequence TTGACCATATTTATTCAAAGGTATTATAGGACGATCATCGATATTTTGCTGGTCGTCCTGGCTCTTTATCTGGGCCTCCGGCTTCTTGGTTTTTTGTATAGTATCGCTGCCCCTTTGTTTTGGTCATTTGTTATTTTTCTGATGATAGAGCCTTTTGCCCGTTTTTTAAACCGGAAAGGTCTTCGCAAGGGATTAGCCACTACTATCTCTACATTTTCTTTCATTATCCTGATCCTGGCTTTTGTAACGGTTCTGGGACTGTTTCTAACGAATCAGGTAGCCTCCCTTATTGAAAAAATTCCGGGTTACGCGAATATCATTCAGCACCAAATCGCAGGTACGACCACGTACATACAAAAAAAGATGCAAAATCTTCCTCCGGATACCCTCGATAAATTTCAAGAATTTGCCAACAACTTAACGGAGACCGCAACAAAATTTACAACTGCCTTTCTGAAAGGGATTCTTGATTTCTTTAAGGGTGGTCTGCTTTCTTTCTTTACTTCTTTTTCCGGAATTATGGTCAACTTTGTAGTCGGGATTATTTTGGCCTTTTTCCTCAGCCTTGAAATCGAAAGCTGGAAGAAAGGGGCCCGCAGGAAAATATCCCCATCTCTCCTTAATACTTTTACTTTTCTAAAAGAAAATGTGGGGAAAGGGGTATCCGGTTATATCAAATCCCAATTGATTCTGGTTAGCATTACGTTTGTCATTGTACTTGTTTCCCTGATTATTTTACGGGTGGAGAACGCCTTATCTTTATCTATAATGGCCGGTGTTATTGATGTGCTCCCGCTGCTTGGGATATCGGCCTTCTTCATTCCCTGGATAATTTATCTGTTCATCATAAACAATTATCCGCTGGCCATTGCCCTTTCCATCGTTCTTGGCATAACTCTTCTTGTGCGTCAGATTATGGAGCCTAAGATCACCGGACAAGCCCTGGGGGTTTCGCCTTTTACGATGTTCGCTTTTATGATCGTTTCCCTGTCTGTTTTCGGAGTATTCGGGTTCATCATTTCACCTGTTTTGCTGATTACACTCAAAGCTTTGTATAAGGAAGGATACTTCCACCGTCTGATCCGTCTTCCCGGGAAAGATTATCCTGTAGATTGA
- a CDS encoding efflux RND transporter permease subunit gives MKGIIRFSLNNKFAIWLLTIIVTVSGLYAGLHMKQETIPNIKMPVLTVSTAFPGASPEEVAEKISKPLEQKVKNLSMKGPKPSPCSTKANQSRIRFVRCLIKQFSVPCLLLLSFYCF, from the coding sequence ATGAAGGGAATCATCCGATTTTCGTTAAACAACAAGTTTGCTATCTGGCTGCTTACAATTATTGTAACAGTTTCCGGTCTATATGCCGGACTTCACATGAAACAGGAGACAATTCCGAATATCAAAATGCCTGTTTTGACTGTAAGCACAGCCTTTCCGGGAGCTTCCCCTGAGGAAGTTGCCGAGAAAATTTCAAAGCCATTGGAACAAAAAGTGAAAAATCTGAGCATGAAGGGACCAAAACCGTCACCATGCTCGACCAAGGCAAACCAATCGAGGATTCGGTTCGTACGATGCTTGATAAAGCAGTTTTCGGTGCCTTGTTTGCTGTTATTATCATTTTACTGTTTTTGA
- a CDS encoding M14 family zinc carboxypeptidase: MNDQFPAHWEEEKKRRGAESPSMRDYPGENPLTEPEAIAIAEYTEKNCFDAVVALHTQGQEIYWNYRDYEPKESEKWAERLSSVSGYRSVRLSGSDAGYKDWFIQTFRKPGFTVEAGLGINPLPLWQTHQIKDEIAAILLELMSG; encoded by the coding sequence TTGAATGATCAGTTTCCGGCTCATTGGGAAGAGGAGAAGAAAAGAAGAGGCGCAGAATCCCCTTCCATGAGGGATTATCCCGGTGAGAATCCGTTAACTGAACCCGAGGCAATAGCCATTGCTGAATATACGGAAAAGAACTGTTTCGATGCGGTTGTTGCTTTACATACACAAGGACAGGAGATCTATTGGAATTACAGGGATTATGAACCAAAAGAATCGGAGAAATGGGCTGAACGCCTTTCTTCTGTATCGGGTTATCGCAGTGTCCGGTTATCTGGAAGTGATGCCGGTTATAAGGACTGGTTCATTCAAACTTTCCGTAAACCCGGTTTTACGGTGGAGGCAGGGCTCGGTATTAACCCGCTTCCACTGTGGCAGACACACCAGATTAAGGATGAGATTGCGGCGATCCTGCTGGAATTGATGTCGGGTTAG
- a CDS encoding LysM peptidoglycan-binding domain-containing protein, translating to MSFRYVVQEGDTWHRIARIHAVNLSSLTSMNPGIKETEYLVPGEVIQIPRQTNREYVVQPKETPLVIARRFGIPLEKLIEVNDGIDMKQLRPGSKIDLPAGIQNRIVRMDLEYGYKELLEDLDQFKQRYSFVEETCIGRSVMGKKIPAIRLGSGPRNLHINASFHANEWITSLVLMAFMEDCCEAHRRQEKLYGKDITSLFHGVTLFVVPMVNPDGVQLVQEGITASHPFYEEILRINQGSFYFRRWKANIRG from the coding sequence ATGTCATTTCGTTATGTCGTTCAAGAGGGAGATACGTGGCACCGCATTGCCAGGATCCATGCAGTGAACCTGTCTTCCTTAACTTCAATGAATCCGGGAATCAAAGAGACCGAATATCTGGTCCCGGGGGAAGTCATTCAAATACCAAGACAGACCAATAGGGAATATGTGGTACAGCCTAAAGAGACCCCGCTGGTTATTGCCAGACGGTTCGGGATCCCCCTTGAAAAGCTGATCGAAGTAAATGACGGTATAGATATGAAACAACTTCGGCCCGGCAGCAAAATTGATCTTCCGGCCGGTATACAAAACCGTATAGTCCGTATGGATCTTGAGTATGGATATAAAGAACTTCTGGAGGATCTGGATCAGTTTAAGCAGAGGTATTCCTTTGTAGAGGAAACTTGTATTGGTAGAAGTGTAATGGGGAAAAAGATCCCTGCGATTCGTCTGGGATCAGGGCCAAGAAACCTCCATATTAATGCTTCTTTTCATGCTAACGAGTGGATAACATCTTTAGTCCTTATGGCCTTTATGGAGGATTGCTGCGAAGCTCACCGAAGACAGGAAAAACTGTATGGGAAAGACATAACTTCCCTGTTCCATGGGGTAACTTTATTCGTGGTTCCAATGGTAAATCCCGATGGGGTACAGCTTGTTCAGGAAGGTATTACTGCCAGCCATCCGTTTTACGAAGAAATTCTCCGGATTAATCAGGGATCGTTTTATTTCAGAAGATGGAAAGCTAATATTCGGGGGTAG
- the racE gene encoding glutamate racemase has protein sequence MQQAIAILDSGVGGLTVVKEVMRQLPQEQIIYFGDSARSPYGPRPADEVKLFTRQVVDYLIEFHPKMIVIACNTATAVALEEIRQRVAIPVVGVISPGARAAIKMARTGSIGVIGTDGTIRSGAYEETLKTISPTIQVHSQSCPLLAPMVEKGIFNGEEALQVVESSLLPLLDKSMDCLILGCTHYPYLADVIGKVMGPEVCLINSAEETAREVSTILQHQNQLATGKFRPEHRFFCSGDPVLFKKITDIWLKEDITVTPVEWQAELV, from the coding sequence GTGCAGCAAGCGATAGCTATTTTGGATTCCGGAGTCGGCGGACTGACGGTTGTTAAAGAAGTGATGAGGCAGCTTCCGCAGGAGCAGATCATTTATTTCGGAGATTCTGCCCGTTCTCCTTACGGACCGAGGCCTGCAGATGAGGTCAAATTATTTACCCGCCAAGTTGTAGATTATTTAATAGAGTTTCATCCTAAGATGATCGTCATAGCTTGTAATACGGCAACAGCAGTAGCTTTGGAAGAGATTCGGCAAAGAGTAGCTATACCGGTTGTTGGTGTTATTTCCCCGGGCGCAAGGGCAGCGATTAAAATGGCCAGAACAGGGTCAATCGGAGTGATTGGGACAGATGGTACAATCCGAAGCGGCGCTTATGAGGAAACGCTGAAAACCATTTCTCCCACTATTCAAGTGCATAGTCAGTCCTGTCCGCTTCTTGCCCCGATGGTAGAGAAGGGAATTTTCAATGGTGAGGAGGCACTTCAAGTTGTCGAGTCATCCCTTTTACCTTTACTTGATAAATCAATGGATTGTTTGATTCTTGGGTGTACTCATTATCCGTATTTAGCTGACGTGATTGGCAAGGTGATGGGACCTGAAGTTTGCCTGATCAATTCTGCTGAAGAAACAGCAAGGGAAGTCAGTACCATTTTACAGCATCAGAACCAGTTGGCAACGGGGAAATTCAGACCGGAACACCGGTTTTTCTGCAGCGGGGACCCTGTGCTGTTCAAAAAAATTACAGACATTTGGCTGAAAGAAGACATTACGGTAACGCCTGTAGAATGGCAGGCTGAACTGGTTTAG